In Trichocoleus sp., the DNA window GCGATCGCTACGCTGACTATCAGGCAAACGAAATTGTTGTCCTGGGCATTAGCACTGACGACGCCAAATCTCATGGCAAATTCGCGACTAAATTTAATCTACCGTTTCCCTTACTCTGTGACACAGATGCAACGGTGGCAACTGCCTATGAGAGCTATGGGCTGAAGAAATTCATGGGAAAGGAATATATGGGCGTGAGCCGCAATACCTTTGTGATCGACCCAGAAGGCAAGATTGAGAAAATCTACCTCAAGGCCAAGCCGGATAGCCATGCAGCAGATTTGCTATCTGACCTAACCGATCGCACTTAAACGACTCTACTGGACAGTAGCCTGATCTACAAACTAGAACAGATTTAGCAGAACGAGCTAAACTTTCCTTCCTGTCCCCAGTGCTTCCTCGCTCCCTATTCCTTGTCTATTCAATATGCAACAAATTTGGCGGTATCTTCAGGCAGCCCTCGGAATTATCTTCCGACACCCAATTACAGGCACGAGCATTATTCCAATCTTGCCAGATGGACGAATTGTTTTAGTTCAACGTCGAGATAACGGCAAATGGAGTCTTCCGGGGGGCGTGGTTGACTGGGGCGAAGATATTCCCTCTGCGGTACGGCGAGAACTTGCCGAAGAAACCGGATTAGATTTAGTTCAAATTAATCGTTTAGTTGGTGTTTATTCTGACCCCCAGCGCGATGCCCGCTTCCACTCAATTTGTGTGGCTGTTGAAGCAAAGGTTGAGGGCAAAATGGGAGTGCAAGATACGCTGGAAGTGATGAACATTCGCGCATTTTGCCCTGCTGAGATTCCCCAAGGCAGTCTTTCTCATGACCACGATCGCCAGCTTGAAGACTACTTTAAGGGTATGACCACTGTGGCATAAAGCTTGTGGCGTAGAGCTTGTGGCATAGAGCAACTCTTTGGAGTTCGGGATCTGACAGCTTACGCTTTTTCTTCCAATCCTTCAAAGTGGGGCAGCCGAATCACATAACGATAGCCCTCTTCGATCGATCCTTGTACAGAAATGGTGCCTTCATGCAGTTCTGTCAGTTGATGACTGAGCAGCAACCCCAAGCCCTGACGCGAATCTTGCTGCTGGCCCATGGGCGAAGATGTTGCAGGATAAATAGAACTGGGCATCTCTGCTTCGTCCAAGTTCCAGAGCAAGTCTGTATTAGTCTGTTCTGAAGTCTGCGCTGAAGCAGGTGAGAGGACGGGCATATAGTCCAGTGTTGAAATGCCGTCACCCAACCAGGGATGAGAAGCCCAAATGGTTAAGGTAAGGTTGCTTTGACGCCGAGAAACATGGATGCGAACGATGCTATCAGAGCTTGAAGTCTGAATCACACTGAAGACAAGGTGATAGAGAAGTTGACGGACTTTCTCTTTGTCCAGCAGCCAGATTCGAGGTCCAGGTTCAACGCTCAGTTGAATTTGCTGTTCGCGCCGTTGGGCAACCTGTTGCAGGCTAGTGATGACCTGCTGGCAAAGCATCTCAACATCGACGGGGTTCAGCTCTAAGCTTCGATGAGCCGCATTGAGCGCACCGAGTTCGACAATTTCATTGACTAAAGACAGTAAATATTGACCGCTATTGTGAATAATTTCAATATATTCCTTTTGTTTCTCGGTCATTGTGCCATAGATGCCCTGACTCAGTACTCTCGCCATTCCTAAAATTGAGGTGAGCGGTGTACAAAGTTCTTGCGTCATCTTGGCAATTAAAGTTGCTTTTACTGAATTCGTCATGTTTCCATCTGATGTCAACTGACCAGGTGCAACATGGAGAGAATTCGCTTCAACGATCGGGGCAGATAAGCTTGAATGAGCCTGAATCACAGACGATCGTTTTGCCAGTCGATCGCGCTCAAATTCGCTCATGCTCCAGCGTGCCATCAACTCCACAAATTGAATATCGCGATCGGTAAATTCTCGCGGCGTTAGCCCCATCACTGCCAATGCGCCTAAGCAACGACCTTGCGAGTCAAACAGAGGCACGCCTAAATAAGACTGAATGCCATATTGCTGAACCAGAAGCGTATTGATATACATCGGATCAGCACTGGCATTTGCAATGACCAAGCGCCGTTGATGCTCCACCACAAGGCGACAAAATGCTTCAGTACGAGGGAGTTGACGAGAAGCTGCCAGGCTATTCATTAAACCAATTCGCGATAGCCCAACTGCTGACTTAAACCAGAGCCGATCGCGCTCTAAAAGTCCTAAAGTGCAAATTGGCATATTGAGAAAGTGGGCTGCCGTTTGGGTTGCTTCCTCAAATACAGTGACGCTTTCGGCATCAAGAAGCCCCAATTCTATTAAAGCCTGGAGGCGATATTGTTCTTGTTCTAAATCAGGTGTCTGATCACTAGGGCAAATAAATTGACGCTCAGGGCTTAACATTACAACCCTTTCCTCGCATTGGTTGATCTGAGTCATCGAAACTTGGGCGATCGATGGTGTTCCGCTGCACCTATAGTTCCCTGAGTTCTGCAATCTCAAACATGCTATCGATAGAGATTGATTCAAGCTCGACGTTTTTCAGATTTTAGTCAGGCAGATGATCAGATCAATTATGTAAAACCACTGAGTTTGTTGATGCTGCTTGACAATTTTTGTTGGGCAATTTCTCAAGCTGAAGTGAAAAACGAAATAGAAGAAATTGCTTTAAAGCAAACCACTTTCAAGAGGAGATATTTAAAACGAGACGAGTGCTAGCGATCGATGGGAGAGTTCCCACGCTAACACCCGCCTAATCACTCCTCACTCAATCCACACCTAGCTGTTCATGGTTGCTTTGACGAGTCGAGTGGGACAAAAGTTTCTGGAAGAATCACTTGATCCAGGGACTCACTGCCAGACAGCCCCAGCCAATTATCAACGCTAACCCGCCTAGCGGTGCGATTGCTCCAAAGCCTTTGATGCCAGAAAAGCTAATGGTATAGAGACTGCCGCAGAACAGCAGCACACCGACAATAAAGGCAACTCCAGCAGTTGTAAGCCAGGATTGAGCCGCTTCCGCCCGATTAAGCAGAACCGCAACCAGCATCAAAGCTAGAGCATGATACATCTGATATCGCGTCGCGGTTTCAAAGATTTCTTGAGCCCGATCGGTGAGCTTCCCTTCCAGGGCATGTGCACCAAATGCGCCCAGAGCAACTGATAAACCACCCAAAACAGCGGCGATTGTCAGAAACACCTGTGTCATTGTTCTTCCTCTGGATTGAGCAAATTGGGGCTTATTCCCAACTCGAAATAATAAGAGAGATTTCCGGCTTCACTGATGTTGTATAGCGCGTTAAACTCTTTGGCGCGATCGTCTAAATAAGCTTTCGCAGTCTGACCCTCTAAGCCCGTTGCCATTGCTAAGTGAATTGGGGTGATATGTCCTTGATTCTCTTGCAGCAGTTGAAAAAAGGCTGTCCGGAGGCGATCCTGTTTCTCTTGCTGAGCTTTACGGTTTGCGCTCCAAATCAACCATCCACCCAGGGCAGTGGGCGGCAATCCAAAAATCATCAGCGCATCGAGGGTTTCTTCTCGATCGATCGAGTCAAGCTTGGGATTGAAGAGTTCAACGGTTGCAAGCAGCGTCACCGGGACACCAAGACCCAGGAGCAGAACGACCCAAAATTTTGTGATTCGCTTCATGGTGATGACAAGATGCGATCGTCCTGCCATCTTAGCCGCACTAACGAGCTGCTTCCAATAATCGTGAAAAATAGAAACGAGTTTTGGTCATGGCGTTCCGCTTGATTGTCCAGCCGTTGGCTTCCAAGGCTCGAACGATGTCCGCTTCTTTGTGCAGATAGGCACGAGTCGTTTTGCTGGGACCAGGGAACAGCTCACCAATTTTCTTGAGCAAGCTGTAAGCAAAAGTTTTGGGCGCAAAGCTAATCAGCACCCGTGATTCAGCCAGACTGCTCAGATGCGTGATCATTTCCATGGCTTTATCTTGCGGGTAGTGAATCAGCACATCCAGACAAATAACCGTGTGATACTTACCGCTTAAACTTTCCAGGTCTTGTACTGCAAAGGTTGAATTATTTGCCTGCCCAAGCGTTGCCTGCGCTCGCTCTTTTGCTTCTCCGACCATCTTTTCAGAAATATCGCTGGCAAACACGGTTGCGCCTTGTTCCGCTAAAGGAATACTGAGGCTGCCAACCCCGCAACCCGCATCACAAACGCTCAGCTCTGCCAGATTGCCGTCTGCGATCAGCCACTCTAATACCGTATCGACGGTGCGCTGATGCCCATGGCGAATATCAAGCTGAACTTTGTTCACTTCGCCATCACCATAAATTCGCCGCCAGCGATCGAACCCAGTGGCATTGAAATAATCTTTAACGATCGTCTTATCGTCTGTTGCAGTCATGAATCCAAGGAATCCCTGTTTCTGATCGAGTTCAATCCTATTACGATTCTCTATCACTTCATGACGATTTTTTGCCGACTTTGAACTTTAAGGCGATCGGGATTTTGAGCGTGGAGAATGTTTGCAAAGCTTTTGCGGGTGGTTTCGGAGGTTGTAGATCCCTCCAAACCCTGCTTTAGAAGAGAGAGTTTTATTGTCTATCACCTGATGCTGAATAATAAGCAAGGAGTGTTTACATCAAAATTCTCATGGCTTCTGCGGTGATTGGGATTATTATGGGCAGCGATTCTGACCTGCCAACAATGAAAGGAGCGATCGAGGTTTGCGAGGAATTTCAGGTGTCCTTTGAGGTGGGGATTGTCTCGGCACATCGGACTCCTGAAAAAATGGTGGAGTATGCCCAAACTGCTCATGAGCGGGGACTGAAAGTGATTATTGCCGGGGCAGGCG includes these proteins:
- the bchM gene encoding magnesium protoporphyrin IX methyltransferase gives rise to the protein MTATDDKTIVKDYFNATGFDRWRRIYGDGEVNKVQLDIRHGHQRTVDTVLEWLIADGNLAELSVCDAGCGVGSLSIPLAEQGATVFASDISEKMVGEAKERAQATLGQANNSTFAVQDLESLSGKYHTVICLDVLIHYPQDKAMEMITHLSSLAESRVLISFAPKTFAYSLLKKIGELFPGPSKTTRAYLHKEADIVRALEANGWTIKRNAMTKTRFYFSRLLEAAR
- a CDS encoding NUDIX hydrolase, with protein sequence MQQIWRYLQAALGIIFRHPITGTSIIPILPDGRIVLVQRRDNGKWSLPGGVVDWGEDIPSAVRRELAEETGLDLVQINRLVGVYSDPQRDARFHSICVAVEAKVEGKMGVQDTLEVMNIRAFCPAEIPQGSLSHDHDRQLEDYFKGMTTVA
- the bcp gene encoding thioredoxin-dependent thiol peroxidase, producing MPLKIGDVAPEFSLPDAAGNIVCLSDLKGHRVVLYFYPRDNTPGCTKEACNFRDRYADYQANEIVVLGISTDDAKSHGKFATKFNLPFPLLCDTDATVATAYESYGLKKFMGKEYMGVSRNTFVIDPEGKIEKIYLKAKPDSHAADLLSDLTDRT
- a CDS encoding GAF domain-containing sensor histidine kinase, with translation MLSPERQFICPSDQTPDLEQEQYRLQALIELGLLDAESVTVFEEATQTAAHFLNMPICTLGLLERDRLWFKSAVGLSRIGLMNSLAASRQLPRTEAFCRLVVEHQRRLVIANASADPMYINTLLVQQYGIQSYLGVPLFDSQGRCLGALAVMGLTPREFTDRDIQFVELMARWSMSEFERDRLAKRSSVIQAHSSLSAPIVEANSLHVAPGQLTSDGNMTNSVKATLIAKMTQELCTPLTSILGMARVLSQGIYGTMTEKQKEYIEIIHNSGQYLLSLVNEIVELGALNAAHRSLELNPVDVEMLCQQVITSLQQVAQRREQQIQLSVEPGPRIWLLDKEKVRQLLYHLVFSVIQTSSSDSIVRIHVSRRQSNLTLTIWASHPWLGDGISTLDYMPVLSPASAQTSEQTNTDLLWNLDEAEMPSSIYPATSSPMGQQQDSRQGLGLLLSHQLTELHEGTISVQGSIEEGYRYVIRLPHFEGLEEKA
- a CDS encoding DUF423 domain-containing protein, yielding MTQVFLTIAAVLGGLSVALGAFGAHALEGKLTDRAQEIFETATRYQMYHALALMLVAVLLNRAEAAQSWLTTAGVAFIVGVLLFCGSLYTISFSGIKGFGAIAPLGGLALIIGWGCLAVSPWIK